A single Klebsiella variicola DNA region contains:
- the nudE gene encoding ADP compounds hydrolase NudE, which yields MSKSLQKPTILNVETVARSRLFNVESVDLEFSNGVRRVYERMRPSTREAVMIVPIVDDHIILIREYAVGTESYELGFSKGLIDPGETVDEAANRELKEEVGFGANKLTFLKKLSMAPSYFSSKMNILVAEDLYPESLPGDEPEPLPQVRWPLAQLMSLLDEEDFNEARNVSALFLVREWLLAQGRL from the coding sequence ATGAGCAAATCATTACAAAAACCCACCATTCTCAATGTTGAAACTGTCGCCCGTTCGCGCCTCTTTAATGTCGAAAGCGTCGATCTGGAATTCAGCAACGGTGTGCGTCGCGTTTATGAACGTATGCGGCCATCCACCCGTGAAGCGGTGATGATTGTGCCGATTGTTGATGATCACATTATTTTGATTCGCGAGTATGCCGTCGGCACGGAATCCTACGAGCTGGGTTTCTCCAAAGGGCTGATTGACCCGGGTGAAACCGTGGATGAAGCAGCGAATCGCGAGCTGAAAGAAGAGGTTGGCTTTGGCGCCAATAAGCTGACGTTTCTGAAGAAGCTCAGTATGGCCCCCTCTTACTTCTCCAGCAAAATGAATATCCTGGTGGCGGAAGACCTCTATCCTGAGTCACTGCCGGGCGATGAACCTGAGCCGCTGCCGCAGGTGCGCTGGCCGCTGGCGCAGCTGATGTCGCTGCTGGATGAAGAAGATTTTAACGAAGCCCGTAACGTCAGCGCGCTGTTTTTAGTGCGCGAGTGGCTGCTGGCTCAGGGCCGGCTCTGA
- the mrcA gene encoding peptidoglycan glycosyltransferase/peptidoglycan DD-transpeptidase MrcA — MKFVKYLLILAVCCVLLGAGSIFGLYKYIEPQLPDVATLKDVRLQIPMQVYSADGELIAQYGEKRRIPVTLQQIPPELVKAFIATEDSRFYEHHGVDPVGIFRAASVAMFSGHASQGASTITQQLARNFFLSPEKTLMRKIKEAFLAIRIEQLLNKDEILELYLNKIYLGYRAYGVGAAAQVYFGKPIDQLTLSEMAVIAGLPKAPSTFNPLYSMDRATARRNVVLSRMLSEGYITQAQYDEARSEAIDASYHAPKIAFSAPYLSEMVRQEMVNRYGEQAYEDGYRVYTTITRKNQQAAQQAVRNNVLDYDMRHGYRGPASVLWKVGETPWETKKIIDSLKRQSGYGPLFPAVVTSANAQEAVALLANGDSVSLTMDGVRWARRFISDTQQGATPRKVNDVLQAGQQIWVRKVADGWWLSQVPDVNSALVSINPQNGAIIALVGGFDFNQSKFNRATQALRQVGSNIKPFLYTAAMDKGLTLASMLNDVPISRWDAGAGSDWRPKNSPPQYAGPIRLRQGLGQSKNVVMVRAMRAMGVDYAAEYLQRFGFPAQNIVHTESLALGSASFTPLQVARGYSVMANGGFLVNPFFISKIENDQGGVLFEERPKIACPQCDLPVIYGDTPKSNVLENKDVEDVATSTEPQNGNVPPQPQLEQANQSLVAQSGAQEYAPHVINTPLSFLIKSALNSNIFGEPGWMGTGWRAGRDLQRHDIGGKTGTTNSSKDAWFSGYGPGVVTSVWIGFDDHRRDLGRTTASGAIKDQISGYEGGAKSAQPAWDSFMKSVLEGVPEEPLTPPPGIVTVNIDRSTGQLANGGNSRAEYFIEGTQPTQQAVHEVGTTLTDGGGETHELF, encoded by the coding sequence GTGAAGTTCGTAAAGTATCTATTGATCCTTGCAGTCTGTTGCGTACTGCTGGGAGCAGGCTCGATTTTTGGCCTCTACAAATACATAGAGCCGCAACTCCCCGACGTCGCAACCCTGAAGGATGTGCGTTTGCAGATCCCGATGCAGGTCTATAGCGCCGACGGTGAGCTTATTGCGCAATATGGCGAAAAACGCCGTATCCCTGTGACGCTGCAGCAAATTCCCCCCGAGCTGGTGAAAGCGTTTATCGCCACTGAAGACAGCCGTTTCTATGAGCACCACGGCGTCGATCCGGTGGGTATTTTCCGCGCCGCCAGCGTGGCGATGTTTTCAGGCCATGCCTCCCAGGGCGCCAGCACCATCACCCAGCAGTTAGCACGTAACTTCTTCCTCAGCCCCGAGAAGACGTTGATGCGTAAGATTAAAGAGGCCTTTCTGGCTATCCGCATCGAGCAGTTGCTGAACAAAGATGAAATCCTTGAGCTGTATCTGAACAAGATCTACCTCGGCTACCGCGCCTATGGCGTCGGCGCCGCGGCGCAGGTCTATTTTGGCAAACCTATCGACCAGTTGACCCTGAGTGAGATGGCGGTGATTGCCGGTCTGCCGAAAGCGCCTTCTACCTTTAACCCGCTCTATTCCATGGATCGCGCGACCGCCCGTCGCAACGTGGTGCTGTCGCGTATGTTGAGCGAGGGGTACATCACCCAGGCGCAATATGATGAGGCGCGCAGCGAAGCGATCGACGCAAGCTATCACGCGCCGAAAATCGCTTTCTCCGCCCCTTACCTGAGCGAAATGGTGCGCCAGGAGATGGTGAATCGCTACGGCGAGCAGGCCTATGAAGATGGCTACCGGGTTTACACCACCATTACTCGCAAGAATCAGCAGGCAGCCCAGCAGGCGGTACGCAATAACGTGCTGGATTACGATATGCGTCACGGCTACCGCGGCCCGGCCAGCGTGCTGTGGAAAGTCGGTGAAACGCCGTGGGAGACGAAGAAAATCATCGACTCGCTGAAGCGTCAGTCTGGCTACGGCCCGCTTTTCCCGGCGGTGGTCACTTCCGCGAATGCCCAGGAGGCCGTCGCGCTGTTGGCTAACGGCGACTCGGTTTCTCTGACGATGGACGGCGTGCGCTGGGCCCGGCGCTTTATCTCGGATACGCAGCAGGGGGCGACCCCGCGTAAAGTCAACGACGTCCTGCAGGCCGGGCAGCAGATCTGGGTTCGTAAAGTGGCTGACGGCTGGTGGCTGTCACAGGTCCCGGACGTCAACTCAGCGCTGGTCTCCATTAATCCGCAAAACGGCGCGATTATTGCTCTCGTCGGCGGGTTTGACTTTAACCAGAGCAAGTTCAACCGCGCCACTCAGGCGCTGCGTCAGGTCGGCTCCAACATTAAGCCGTTCCTCTATACCGCCGCGATGGATAAAGGCTTAACGCTGGCCAGTATGCTCAACGATGTGCCGATCTCGCGCTGGGACGCAGGCGCAGGATCCGACTGGCGGCCGAAGAACTCGCCGCCGCAGTATGCCGGTCCGATTCGTTTACGCCAGGGGCTTGGACAGTCGAAAAACGTGGTGATGGTGCGCGCTATGCGCGCCATGGGCGTTGACTATGCCGCCGAGTATCTGCAGCGCTTTGGCTTCCCGGCGCAAAACATTGTCCACACAGAATCGCTGGCCCTGGGCTCCGCCTCCTTTACGCCCCTGCAGGTTGCCCGCGGATATTCGGTGATGGCCAACGGCGGCTTCCTGGTCAACCCGTTCTTTATCAGTAAGATTGAGAATGATCAGGGCGGCGTTCTCTTCGAAGAACGTCCGAAAATCGCCTGCCCGCAGTGTGATTTACCGGTCATTTACGGTGATACGCCAAAATCCAACGTGCTGGAAAATAAAGATGTGGAAGATGTCGCCACCTCGACGGAACCGCAGAACGGCAACGTGCCGCCACAGCCGCAGCTGGAGCAGGCCAACCAGTCGCTGGTTGCACAGAGCGGCGCCCAGGAATACGCGCCGCATGTGATTAACACGCCGCTGTCGTTCCTGATAAAAAGCGCACTGAACAGCAACATCTTTGGCGAACCGGGCTGGATGGGAACCGGCTGGCGTGCCGGACGCGATCTGCAGCGGCATGACATCGGCGGGAAAACCGGGACCACCAACAGCTCGAAGGATGCCTGGTTCTCAGGCTACGGCCCAGGTGTAGTGACTTCGGTATGGATCGGCTTTGACGATCATCGTCGCGATCTTGGCCGCACCACCGCCTCCGGGGCGATTAAAGATCAGATCTCCGGCTATGAGGGGGGTGCTAAAAGTGCCCAGCCGGCCTGGGACAGCTTTATGAAGAGCGTGCTGGAGGGGGTGCCGGAAGAGCCGTTAACCCCGCCGCCGGGGATCGTCACGGTGAATATCGACCGCAGCACTGGTCAGTTGGCTAACGGGGGCAACAGCCGCGCGGAATACTTCATTGAAGGAACCCAGCCCACGCAGCAGGCGGTCCATGAGGTGGGCACCACCCTGACTGACGGCGGTGGTGAAACCCACGAACTGTTCTGA
- a CDS encoding intracellular growth attenuator family protein — translation MGTFLIFLTALLICVLLIGWWYRAHARRRRLPLLHAFSDATTRPLPADERQAIEKYLAELSRTLQVPASGATTAPVALALNEQSDTVYAVTRAITRYGITTDAPNKWRYFLDSVEVHLPPFWEQHINDENSVELIPTDSLPLVITLNGHSLSDYRQEAQSYALERASATQASIRGEESEQVELRQIRRESREEHALNRPDGLREAILIVASFLFFYFSLIGPAVFTPWLVAAGVLLLAAGVGGIYAPPRRAALREIHCLRGVPKRWGLFGENDQEHINNISLGIIDLIYPRHWQPWIAQDLGQQTDIDIYLNRHVARQGRYLSLHDEVKNFPLQYWLRSAIIAAGALVVVIMLWVSVPLNMPFKFTLSWLKGAQTIEATTVDQLAKAHVRIGDTLRLTGTGMCNIRTPGSWSAKEDSPFLPFDCSQIVWNDAPPLPLPESDIVSKATALMQSVQRQLHPETDDDSRVSPALRSAIQKSGMVLLDDFGDIVLKTNDLCSAKDDCLRLKNALVNLGNTRNWEALTKRATAGKLDGVNVLLRPVSAESLENLVTTSTAPFVMRETSRAAQALNSPAPGGFLIASDEGSVLVNQPWPAVSLYDYPAHEQWSELRRLAGMLMHTPFHAEGIVTNLFTDANGTQHINLHRIPDRSGLWRYLGITLLLLSMLGCMAYHGVQALRRYQRHRQRMEEIQKYYESCLNPVLLPASDPQD, via the coding sequence ATGGGCACCTTTCTGATTTTCCTTACAGCTCTGCTAATCTGCGTATTGCTCATCGGATGGTGGTACCGCGCTCACGCCAGACGCCGACGCCTTCCTCTACTGCACGCCTTTAGCGACGCCACTACGCGGCCGCTTCCTGCCGATGAGCGTCAGGCTATCGAAAAGTATCTTGCGGAGCTCAGTCGCACCCTGCAGGTCCCGGCGTCCGGCGCAACGACCGCGCCCGTCGCTTTGGCGCTGAATGAACAGAGTGATACGGTCTACGCGGTGACGCGAGCCATCACTCGCTACGGGATCACTACCGACGCGCCGAATAAATGGCGCTACTTTCTCGATTCGGTGGAAGTCCATCTGCCGCCGTTCTGGGAACAGCATATCAACGACGAAAACAGCGTTGAGCTGATCCCAACCGACAGCCTGCCGCTGGTTATCACCCTTAACGGACATAGCCTGAGCGACTATCGTCAGGAGGCGCAAAGCTACGCCCTGGAACGCGCATCGGCCACCCAGGCCTCCATTCGCGGCGAAGAGAGCGAACAGGTAGAGCTACGGCAGATCCGTCGGGAAAGTCGGGAAGAACACGCCCTCAACCGGCCGGATGGGCTGCGCGAAGCGATCCTGATTGTCGCCTCCTTTCTGTTCTTTTATTTCAGCCTGATTGGGCCAGCCGTTTTTACCCCCTGGCTGGTGGCCGCGGGGGTACTGCTTCTCGCCGCTGGCGTGGGGGGGATCTATGCCCCGCCGCGCCGCGCCGCGTTGCGCGAAATTCACTGCCTGCGGGGCGTTCCCAAACGCTGGGGTCTGTTTGGCGAAAACGATCAGGAACATATCAATAACATCTCGCTGGGTATTATCGATCTCATCTATCCGCGCCACTGGCAGCCATGGATCGCCCAGGACCTGGGACAGCAGACCGATATTGATATCTATCTCAACCGTCACGTGGCCCGCCAGGGACGCTACCTGTCGCTCCATGATGAAGTGAAAAACTTCCCACTACAGTACTGGCTGCGCAGCGCGATTATCGCCGCCGGCGCGCTGGTAGTGGTGATCATGCTGTGGGTCAGCGTACCGCTAAATATGCCGTTTAAGTTCACCCTGTCGTGGTTGAAGGGCGCCCAGACGATTGAAGCGACAACCGTCGACCAGCTGGCAAAAGCCCATGTGCGCATTGGCGATACGCTGCGCCTGACAGGCACCGGGATGTGTAATATCCGTACGCCGGGTAGCTGGTCGGCCAAAGAGGATTCGCCGTTCCTGCCTTTCGATTGTTCACAGATTGTATGGAACGACGCCCCTCCTCTGCCGCTGCCGGAGTCTGATATTGTCAGCAAAGCGACCGCCCTGATGCAGTCCGTCCAGCGCCAGCTGCACCCGGAAACCGACGATGACTCCCGCGTCAGCCCGGCGCTGCGCTCCGCGATTCAGAAATCAGGCATGGTGCTGCTGGATGATTTCGGCGATATCGTCCTGAAAACCAACGATCTCTGCTCGGCAAAGGATGACTGCCTGCGCCTGAAGAATGCGCTGGTCAACCTCGGAAATACCCGTAACTGGGAGGCGCTGACCAAGCGCGCCACCGCCGGAAAACTGGACGGCGTGAACGTGCTGCTGCGCCCGGTCAGCGCGGAGTCGCTGGAGAATCTGGTGACCACTTCCACCGCCCCCTTTGTAATGCGTGAAACTTCGCGAGCCGCGCAGGCGCTAAACAGCCCGGCGCCCGGCGGTTTCTTGATCGCCAGCGATGAAGGCAGCGTGCTGGTCAATCAGCCGTGGCCGGCGGTGAGCCTGTATGATTATCCGGCACATGAGCAGTGGAGCGAGCTGCGGCGACTGGCCGGTATGCTCATGCATACCCCTTTCCACGCCGAAGGGATCGTCACCAATCTGTTTACCGACGCCAACGGCACCCAGCATATCAATCTGCACCGCATCCCCGACCGCAGCGGACTGTGGCGCTATCTGGGCATTACGCTGCTGCTGTTGTCGATGCTGGGATGCATGGCTTACCACGGCGTACAGGCGCTGCGTCGTTATCAACGCCATCGCCAGCGTATGGAAGAGATTCAGAAATATTACGAAAGCTGCCTGAACCCGGTACTGCTCCCCGCGTCTGACCCGCAAGATTAA
- a CDS encoding HofP DNA utilization family protein has protein sequence MGRKRWALLWLPLSLLAAERDPFQPVEDPCRTAQLSQWRYGGAAGDGAGWTGFLQDGSGKWRRVRMDDQLPTGWRVSRLTTGELEIVTPAGCEPPAWRWQREGKQYDAMDKPTASAAAAGGGRRPK, from the coding sequence ATGGGACGTAAACGCTGGGCTTTACTGTGGCTGCCGCTGTCGCTGCTGGCGGCCGAGCGCGATCCTTTTCAGCCGGTAGAGGATCCCTGCCGCACGGCGCAACTATCACAATGGCGCTATGGCGGCGCGGCCGGGGATGGCGCAGGCTGGACGGGGTTTCTGCAGGACGGGAGCGGCAAATGGCGGCGGGTGCGCATGGATGATCAATTGCCCACGGGCTGGCGGGTGAGCCGGCTGACGACCGGCGAGCTGGAGATCGTCACGCCTGCGGGGTGTGAACCGCCAGCGTGGCGCTGGCAACGTGAAGGGAAACAATATGATGCGATGGATAAGCCTACTGCTTCTGCTGCTGCCGCTGGCGGCGGGCGCCGCCCGAAATGA
- a CDS encoding PilN domain-containing protein: MTHAVNLLPWRDLRRRQRLRFILLIATGIMLLGLMILQVCRTVRLQHLALATLHVTADAQLLASLKQRELPMREAWQQHQRHRQQQRRRAAIAAWQPRLLALAADLPAQAWLTRLDYQGAVLTVNGLALNLQALAGLERILTNVAGFAPAKAGGTQRDAEGRWQFSFTLAEERADVD, from the coding sequence ATGACGCATGCCGTTAATCTTCTCCCCTGGCGCGACCTGCGGCGGCGCCAGCGCCTGCGCTTCATCCTGCTGATTGCTACCGGCATTATGCTGCTGGGATTGATGATCCTGCAGGTATGTCGCACGGTCCGTCTGCAGCATCTCGCCCTGGCGACACTCCACGTGACGGCCGACGCGCAGTTGCTCGCCTCGCTTAAACAGCGCGAGCTTCCAATGCGCGAGGCGTGGCAGCAGCACCAGCGTCATCGTCAACAGCAACGGCGTAGAGCGGCGATCGCCGCCTGGCAACCCAGGCTGCTGGCGCTGGCGGCAGATCTGCCCGCGCAGGCGTGGCTGACGCGGCTGGATTACCAGGGCGCGGTTCTGACCGTGAACGGCCTGGCCCTCAACCTTCAGGCGCTGGCCGGACTGGAGCGCATTCTGACCAATGTGGCGGGATTCGCGCCGGCAAAAGCGGGCGGAACGCAGCGCGACGCCGAGGGACGCTGGCAGTTCAGCTTTACCCTCGCAGAAGAGCGTGCCGATGTGGATTAG